One Chlamydia sp. DNA window includes the following coding sequences:
- the pgsA gene encoding CDP-diacylglycerol--glycerol-3-phosphate 3-phosphatidyltransferase: MRVSLPNYLTVFRLFITPIFMILYLKGKWFGLSASVLPYVLLFLLVIAEITDAVDGYIARKFSQVTDLGKLLDPMADSVYRISLYLTFTQPPVNLPLILVFVFLARDSVTSTLRMLCASRGQVLAARMSGKLKAILQAISFFLIIFAMFFCAKGFISTDDLEFFATIVVSLVAFYSVCSGVEYIWVNKNHLLQKNDSPNGEP; this comes from the coding sequence ATGAGAGTGAGCTTACCCAACTATCTGACGGTTTTTCGTCTATTTATTACACCAATTTTTATGATTCTGTATTTGAAGGGGAAGTGGTTTGGTTTATCTGCTTCCGTTCTTCCTTATGTTTTGTTGTTTCTGCTCGTTATAGCTGAAATCACAGACGCTGTGGATGGATATATTGCAAGAAAGTTTTCTCAAGTCACAGATCTAGGGAAGCTCCTAGATCCTATGGCAGATAGTGTTTATCGCATTTCCTTGTATCTTACATTTACACAACCCCCGGTAAATCTTCCTCTCATACTTGTTTTTGTTTTCTTAGCTAGAGATTCTGTGACTAGTACATTGCGTATGCTATGTGCGAGTAGAGGACAAGTATTAGCTGCTAGAATGAGTGGGAAATTAAAAGCAATTTTGCAAGCGATCAGCTTCTTTTTAATTATTTTTGCTATGTTTTTTTGTGCAAAAGGGTTTATTTCTACGGATGATTTAGAATTTTTTGCAACAATAGTAGTTTCCTTAGTAGCTTTTTACTCTGTGTGTTCTGGAGTGGAGTACATCTGGGTAAATAAGAACCATTTGTTACAGAAAAATGACTCGCCAAATGGCGAGCCATAA
- the glgA gene encoding glycogen synthase GlgA → MKIIHTAIEFAPVIKAGGLGDALYGLAKALADKHTTEVVLPLYPKLFPSLHEQDLCAVQKLSYFFAGEQEATAFSYFYEGIKITLLKLDTQPELFEEAKTIYSDDDAFRFCAFSSAAASYIQKEGANIVHLHDWHVGLVAGLLKQQPCPQLQKIVLTLHNFGYRGYTTRKVLEASSLNEFYLNHYQLFRDPQICVLLKGALYCSDFVTTVSPTYAKEILQDYSDYEIHDAITARQHHLRGILNGIDTAIWGPETDPNLAENYNKNLFENPKIFFEAKAKNKVALYETLGLSLDNNPCVCIISRIAEQKGPEFMKQAILHALEHAYTLVIIGTCYGNQLQKEFSNLQQSLANSPNVRILLTYSDILARQIFAAADMICIPSIFEPCGLTQMIGMRYGTVPLVRATGGLADTVTHGVNGFSFSNSHDFQEFRNMLSAAINAYRNHQDRWQQIVRACLEFSSDLKSAANQYLEIYKQ, encoded by the coding sequence ATGAAAATTATTCACACAGCTATCGAATTCGCTCCAGTAATCAAAGCTGGAGGTCTGGGAGACGCTCTATACGGACTAGCAAAAGCTTTGGCCGATAAACATACAACAGAAGTGGTTCTCCCTTTATATCCTAAACTATTTCCTTCACTTCACGAACAAGATCTTTGCGCAGTACAGAAACTATCTTACTTTTTCGCAGGAGAACAAGAAGCAACTGCTTTTTCTTACTTTTATGAAGGAATTAAAATAACTCTACTCAAATTAGACACACAGCCGGAACTTTTTGAAGAAGCTAAAACTATATATAGCGATGATGATGCTTTCCGTTTTTGCGCTTTTTCTTCTGCTGCGGCTTCTTACATTCAGAAAGAAGGAGCTAATATTGTTCATCTACACGACTGGCATGTCGGACTTGTCGCGGGATTATTGAAACAACAGCCCTGTCCTCAATTACAAAAGATCGTTCTTACCTTACATAATTTTGGTTATCGAGGATACACAACACGAAAAGTACTAGAAGCTTCTTCTCTAAATGAGTTCTACTTAAATCACTATCAACTATTTCGAGATCCACAAATTTGTGTCTTATTAAAAGGTGCTTTGTACTGTTCTGACTTTGTAACTACAGTTTCTCCTACATATGCTAAAGAAATTTTACAAGATTACTCAGATTACGAAATTCACGACGCAATTACAGCTAGACAGCATCATCTCCGGGGTATTTTAAACGGAATAGACACTGCAATCTGGGGGCCAGAAACAGATCCCAATCTAGCTGAAAACTATAATAAAAACCTTTTTGAGAACCCTAAGATCTTCTTTGAAGCCAAAGCAAAAAATAAAGTAGCTTTATATGAGACCTTAGGGCTTTCATTAGACAACAATCCATGTGTATGCATTATTTCGAGAATTGCGGAACAGAAAGGCCCAGAATTTATGAAACAGGCCATTCTTCATGCTTTAGAGCACGCTTACACACTTGTCATCATAGGTACTTGTTATGGGAATCAATTGCAGAAAGAGTTTTCTAATCTTCAACAATCTTTAGCAAATTCCCCCAATGTAAGGATCCTTTTAACCTATAGTGATATTCTAGCCCGACAAATTTTTGCTGCAGCAGATATGATTTGCATCCCTTCTATATTTGAACCTTGTGGACTTACACAAATGATTGGAATGCGCTACGGAACTGTGCCATTAGTAAGAGCTACGGGAGGGCTAGCAGATACTGTAACGCACGGGGTTAATGGATTCTCTTTCTCCAACTCTCATGACTTTCAAGAATTCCGCAACATGCTCTCAGCAGCGATCAACGCTTACCGCAATCACCAAGACCGTTGGCAACAAATCGTTCGTGCTTGCTTAGAATTCTCTTCTGATCTAAAGAGTGCTGCTAACCAGTATCTGGAAATCTATAAACAATAA